The following coding sequences lie in one Lolium perenne isolate Kyuss_39 chromosome 2, Kyuss_2.0, whole genome shotgun sequence genomic window:
- the LOC127329004 gene encoding uncharacterized protein, which yields MEQLTVDGKQPLGSTNCSRRVIEIKQHILIRLLRTMEATASFFRKSKNRGKPAQGCPTSVNTTYDSDFCGLADEGGRTVTCKHGVVVARFVAFDGCWTWRRFLGCAGHDGEPACDFLLWVDGEWPLALQKALSKLWDLYGQEKEGRVNDALDNMEKRFKLKDEIEKMHIDLRSSQEEIKKIVEEKQVILALKAQDEQGLIDARAELEQKKAVDASTSNMKNA from the exons ATGGAGCAACTGACCgtagatgggaagcagccccttggtAGTACCAACTGCTCCAGAAGAGTTATAGAGATCAAACAGCACATTCTTATCCGTCTTCTGAGGACCATGGAGGCGACGGCCTCCTTCTTCAGGAAGTCCAAGAATAGAGGCAAACCGGCGCAAGGTTGCcctaca AGTGTGAACACTACCTACGACTCCGATTTCTGTGGTTTAGCTGATGAGGGTGGCAGGACTGTGACTTGCAAGCATGGTGTTGTAGTTGCTCGATTTGTAGCATTTGATGGTTGCTGGACATGGAGGAGGTTCTTAGGGTGTGCAGGCCATGATGGAGAACCAGCTTGTGATTTTCTTCTTTGGGTAGATGGTGAGTGGCCACTTGCACTTCAGAAAGCATTGTCAAAGTTGTGGGATTTGTATGGACAAGAAAAGGAAGGTAGGGTTAATGATGCTCTGGATAACATGGAGAAGAGGTTTAAGCTGAAAGATGAGATTGAAAAGATGCACATTGACCTGAGGAGTTCTCAAGAAGAGATAAAGAAAATTGTGGAGGAGAAGCAAGTCATACTAGCCTTGAAGGCCCAAGATGAGCAAGGATTGATTGATGCCAGGGCTGAGTTAGAGCAGAAGAAGGCAGTGGATGCATCAACCAGCAATATGAAAAATGCATGA